One stretch of Natronobacterium gregoryi SP2 DNA includes these proteins:
- the aroC gene encoding chorismate synthase, translating to MNGNRFGRLFQVTTFGESHGEAMGCTVSGCPAGLELSEEDIQADLDRRKPGQSMITTSRGEPDDVSIKSGIQDGYTTGTPIGMVIQNKDARSEKYEPFITAPRPSHGDFTYSAKFGTRNWGGGGRSSARETVNWVAAGAIAKQLLAHAGIELKAHVNQIDDIAAPEVSFEQLNEHSEANDVRCAHPETAERMQARIEEYQQEGDSIGGSIYFEARGAPPGLGAPRFDSLSARLGQAMMSVPATTAFEFGLGREAREYTGSERNDDWEFDSEGNPTPVENDHGGIQGGISSGEPIYGEVTLHAPTSIPKSQQTADWETGELKDEQVIGRHDPVLPPRGVPVVEAMLALTLVDFMLLSGRINPDRLDDRPGEYDTDYHPSNPRNE from the coding sequence ATGAACGGCAACCGCTTCGGTCGCCTCTTCCAGGTGACCACGTTCGGCGAGAGCCACGGCGAGGCGATGGGCTGTACTGTCTCGGGCTGTCCCGCCGGTCTCGAGCTCTCGGAGGAAGACATCCAGGCTGACCTCGACCGCCGGAAACCGGGGCAGTCGATGATCACCACGAGCCGCGGCGAACCCGACGATGTCTCGATCAAATCGGGCATCCAGGACGGCTACACCACGGGGACGCCGATCGGAATGGTCATCCAGAACAAGGACGCTCGCTCGGAGAAGTACGAACCGTTCATCACCGCGCCACGACCGAGCCACGGCGATTTCACCTACTCGGCAAAGTTCGGCACGCGCAACTGGGGCGGCGGCGGCCGCTCGTCGGCTCGTGAGACGGTCAACTGGGTCGCTGCAGGCGCGATTGCGAAGCAGCTCCTGGCCCACGCCGGAATCGAACTCAAAGCCCACGTCAACCAGATCGACGACATCGCGGCCCCGGAGGTGAGCTTCGAGCAACTCAACGAACACAGTGAGGCGAACGACGTCCGCTGTGCCCATCCCGAGACCGCCGAACGAATGCAAGCGCGCATCGAGGAGTACCAGCAGGAAGGAGACTCGATCGGCGGCTCGATCTACTTCGAAGCACGGGGGGCCCCGCCGGGACTCGGTGCGCCGCGGTTCGACTCCCTTTCGGCGCGACTCGGGCAGGCGATGATGTCGGTACCGGCGACGACGGCCTTCGAGTTCGGCCTCGGACGCGAGGCCCGCGAGTACACGGGCTCCGAGCGCAACGACGACTGGGAGTTCGATTCGGAGGGGAACCCGACCCCCGTCGAGAACGACCACGGCGGCATCCAGGGCGGCATCTCGAGCGGAGAACCGATCTACGGCGAGGTTACCCTCCACGCGCCGACGTCGATTCCCAAGAGCCAACAGACCGCAGACTGGGAAACCGGCGAGCTAAAAGATGAACAGGTCATCGGCCGCCACGATCCCGTCCTGCCGCCCCGCGGCGTTCCCGTCGTCGAGGCGATGCTCGCGCTGACGCTGGTGGACTTCATGCTGCTGTCGGGCCGGATCAACCCCGATCGTCTCGACGATCGACCTGGTGAGTACGATACGGACTACCACCCGAGCAATCCGCGGAACGAGTGA
- a CDS encoding class I SAM-dependent methyltransferase has translation MTEHSRENRRLWNEWSDDFQAVWNADTGNGELPPTPSPFESDAPGGRQPEILTSVEGKEYVELGCGGGQGTVGTAELGAETVVGVDFSGEQLRHARQLREFCGVDVQFVTGDVTDLPLADDRFDIASSEWAFQMVAHLDEALDEAHRVLRDSGVFVLSAPHPVYETLDTDKGTVDGNYFDTGPRKITIDEDYESTLTVFDRTVADLHNGLVDAGFEVRRIIEHRQREVEENQPSETDLPEILWNVPKSVRFWAVAE, from the coding sequence ATGACCGAACACTCACGAGAGAATCGACGACTCTGGAACGAGTGGAGCGACGACTTCCAGGCCGTCTGGAACGCTGATACGGGCAACGGGGAACTGCCACCGACGCCGTCCCCGTTCGAATCAGATGCCCCCGGTGGTCGTCAGCCCGAAATTCTCACTTCAGTCGAGGGGAAAGAGTATGTCGAGTTAGGCTGCGGTGGTGGTCAAGGAACTGTCGGAACCGCCGAACTAGGGGCTGAAACCGTCGTCGGCGTTGATTTCTCCGGGGAACAACTCCGACACGCGAGACAACTACGGGAGTTTTGCGGCGTCGACGTTCAGTTCGTGACGGGTGACGTGACGGATCTCCCACTCGCCGACGACAGGTTCGATATAGCGTCCTCCGAATGGGCGTTCCAGATGGTCGCACACCTCGACGAGGCACTCGACGAAGCTCACCGTGTCCTTCGGGATAGCGGTGTTTTCGTCCTCAGCGCCCCGCATCCGGTCTATGAAACCCTCGATACGGACAAAGGAACCGTTGATGGGAACTATTTCGATACCGGTCCTCGGAAGATTACAATCGACGAGGATTACGAATCGACGTTGACTGTCTTTGACCGTACGGTCGCCGATCTCCACAACGGTCTCGTTGACGCCGGATTTGAGGTTCGACGGATCATCGAACATAGACAGCGCGAGGTTGAGGAGAACCAGCCGTCGGAAACTGATCTACCCGAGATACTATGGAACGTACCAAAGAGCGTTCGGTTCTGGGCAGTCGCAGAGTGA
- a CDS encoding CDC48 family AAA ATPase, producing MKLTVKPLKQKDAGRGLAAIDRVSMRELDLENGDYVVISGSGDGQAVARVWPGYPEDEGRGIVRIDGRLRQEAGVGIDDSVTIEKADVKPAKSVTVALPQNLRIRGDIGPLVRDKLSGQAVTEGQTVPFSLSFGPMASSGQSVPLKIASTSPDGTVVITDSTNIEMSETPAEQVGAAGDASAEGVPNVTYEDIGGLDDELDQVREMIELPMRHPELFQQLGIEPPKGVLLHGPPGTGKTLMAKAVANEIDAHFETISGPEIMSKYYGESEEQLREVFEEAEENAPAIIFIDELDSIAAKREEAGGDVERRVVAQLLSLMDGLEERGRVTVIAATNRLDDIDPALRRGGRFDREIEIGVPDKEGRKEILQVHTRGMPLEESVDLEHYATNTHGFVGADLESLAREGAMNALRRIRPDLDLESQEIDADVLESLQVTEDDFKEALKGIQPSAMREVFVEVPDVTWNDVGGLDDTKERLRETIQWPLDYPQVFEQMDMEAAKGVLMYGPPGTGKTLLAKAVANEAQSNFISIKGPELLNKYVGESEKGVREIFEKARSNAPTVIFFDEIDSIAGERGRGQTDSGVGERVVSQLLTELDGLEELEDVVVVATTNRPDLIDSALLRPGRLDRHVHVPVPDEDARKKIFEVHTRDKPLAEAVDLDWLAAETEGYVGADIEAVCREASMAASREFITSVDPEEIGDTVDNVRISKEHFENALEEVGPSVTAETRERYEEIEEEFQRVEPAEEEQLGRTFQ from the coding sequence ATGAAACTTACCGTCAAACCACTCAAACAGAAAGACGCCGGGCGCGGACTAGCCGCGATCGATCGCGTCTCGATGCGCGAACTCGACCTCGAGAACGGCGACTACGTCGTAATAAGCGGTAGCGGTGACGGTCAGGCCGTCGCCCGCGTCTGGCCAGGCTATCCCGAAGACGAGGGCCGGGGGATCGTCCGGATCGACGGCCGCCTGCGCCAGGAGGCCGGCGTCGGGATTGACGACAGCGTCACGATCGAGAAAGCAGACGTCAAACCCGCCAAATCCGTCACAGTTGCGCTTCCGCAAAACCTCCGCATTCGTGGCGATATCGGCCCGCTCGTCCGCGACAAGCTCTCCGGACAGGCCGTCACCGAGGGCCAGACTGTCCCGTTCTCGCTTTCGTTCGGCCCGATGGCCAGCTCCGGGCAGTCGGTGCCGCTGAAGATCGCGAGTACCTCGCCGGATGGTACCGTCGTCATCACCGACTCGACGAACATCGAGATGTCCGAGACGCCGGCCGAACAGGTCGGTGCTGCCGGCGACGCCTCCGCGGAGGGCGTCCCCAACGTCACCTACGAGGACATCGGCGGTCTAGACGACGAACTCGACCAAGTCCGGGAGATGATCGAACTCCCGATGCGTCACCCCGAACTCTTCCAGCAACTCGGCATCGAGCCGCCCAAGGGTGTCTTGCTACACGGCCCACCCGGCACCGGGAAGACACTGATGGCGAAAGCCGTCGCCAACGAGATCGACGCCCACTTCGAGACGATCTCCGGCCCGGAGATCATGTCTAAGTACTACGGCGAAAGCGAGGAGCAACTCCGCGAAGTCTTCGAAGAGGCCGAAGAGAACGCTCCTGCGATCATCTTCATCGACGAACTCGACTCCATCGCCGCCAAACGCGAGGAAGCCGGCGGCGACGTCGAACGACGCGTCGTCGCACAACTGCTCAGCCTGATGGACGGCCTCGAGGAACGCGGCCGCGTCACCGTCATCGCCGCGACCAACCGTCTCGACGACATCGACCCCGCACTCCGGCGTGGCGGCCGGTTCGACCGCGAGATCGAAATCGGTGTCCCGGACAAGGAAGGCCGTAAGGAGATCCTGCAGGTCCACACTCGCGGGATGCCCCTCGAAGAGTCCGTCGATCTCGAGCACTACGCTACCAACACGCACGGGTTCGTCGGGGCCGACCTCGAGAGCCTCGCCCGCGAAGGCGCGATGAACGCCCTGCGTCGAATCCGCCCCGACCTCGACCTCGAGTCCCAGGAGATCGACGCCGACGTCCTCGAGTCGCTGCAGGTCACCGAAGACGACTTTAAGGAGGCACTCAAGGGCATCCAGCCCTCTGCGATGCGGGAGGTCTTCGTCGAAGTGCCCGACGTCACCTGGAACGATGTCGGCGGGCTCGACGACACCAAAGAACGGCTGCGCGAGACGATCCAGTGGCCGCTGGACTACCCCCAGGTCTTCGAGCAGATGGACATGGAGGCCGCGAAGGGCGTCCTCATGTACGGTCCCCCGGGGACCGGAAAGACGTTGCTCGCCAAAGCAGTGGCAAACGAGGCCCAGTCGAACTTCATCTCGATCAAAGGCCCGGAACTGCTGAACAAGTACGTCGGCGAGTCCGAGAAAGGCGTCCGCGAAATCTTCGAGAAGGCACGGTCGAACGCGCCGACCGTGATCTTCTTCGACGAAATCGATTCGATCGCGGGCGAACGCGGCCGCGGCCAGACCGACTCCGGCGTCGGCGAACGCGTCGTCTCCCAGCTACTGACAGAACTGGACGGCCTCGAGGAACTGGAAGACGTCGTCGTCGTCGCGACGACGAACCGTCCCGACCTGATCGACTCTGCACTGTTACGTCCCGGCCGACTGGACCGTCACGTCCACGTCCCGGTTCCGGACGAGGACGCCCGCAAGAAGATCTTCGAGGTCCACACCCGCGACAAGCCACTCGCCGAGGCAGTCGACCTCGACTGGCTCGCTGCCGAGACAGAAGGCTACGTCGGAGCCGACATCGAAGCCGTCTGCCGCGAGGCTTCGATGGCCGCTAGCCGCGAGTTCATCACCTCCGTCGACCCCGAAGAGATCGGTGACACGGTCGACAACGTCCGCATCAGCAAGGAACACTTCGAGAACGCGCTCGAGGAAGTCGGTCCGAGCGTGACTGCCGAAACGCGCGAACGCTACGAGGAGATCGAAGAGGAGTTCCAGCGAGTCGAACCTGCCGAGGAGGAACAGCTCGGGCGGACGTTCCAGTAA
- the aroA gene encoding 3-phosphoshikimate 1-carboxyvinyltransferase, translating to MNVTISPSSVRGTVRAPPSKSYTHRAILAAGYADGATVQNALWSADTRATAAAVDLFGGEVERLEDATLEIEGFDGRPDVPADIVNCENSGTTMRLVTAAAALADGTAVLTGDESLRSRPQGPLLEAIADLGGEAYSTRRNGQAPLVVTGPIAGTGVSIPGDVSSQYITALLMAGAVTDEGIEIGLETELKSAPYVDITLEVLEAFGVEARHTDDGFAVDGGQSYSPEGREYAVPGDFSSISYPLAAGAIASDEGLRIEGAQPSAQGDTAIVDVVERMGAGVDWDRETGTIEVSAGSLEGIEVSVEDTPDLLPTIATLGAVADGDTYIRNAEHVRYKETDRVNAMAEELGKLGVETTEEQDSLTIHGSDSMLEGATVDGCDDHRIIMALALAGLVADGETTIRGADHVDVSFPGFFETLEGAGVGLEREEA from the coding sequence ATGAACGTCACCATCTCCCCCTCGAGCGTCCGAGGGACGGTTCGGGCACCACCGTCGAAGAGCTACACCCACCGGGCGATCCTGGCGGCCGGGTACGCCGACGGCGCGACCGTTCAGAACGCCCTCTGGAGCGCCGACACGCGAGCGACCGCCGCCGCCGTCGACCTGTTCGGTGGAGAGGTCGAGCGTCTCGAGGACGCCACTCTCGAGATCGAGGGGTTCGACGGCCGCCCGGACGTCCCTGCGGACATCGTAAACTGCGAGAACAGCGGGACGACGATGCGACTCGTCACTGCGGCAGCGGCGCTTGCCGACGGCACCGCCGTCCTCACGGGTGACGAATCGCTTCGCTCGCGTCCACAGGGCCCGCTGCTCGAGGCCATCGCCGACCTCGGCGGCGAAGCCTACAGCACCCGCCGGAACGGCCAGGCACCGCTTGTCGTGACGGGACCGATCGCCGGCACCGGGGTCTCGATCCCGGGTGACGTCTCCTCGCAGTACATCACGGCGTTGCTGATGGCCGGCGCAGTCACCGACGAGGGGATCGAGATCGGCCTCGAGACGGAACTCAAATCCGCGCCGTACGTCGACATCACGCTCGAGGTGCTCGAGGCGTTCGGCGTCGAGGCCCGCCACACCGACGACGGCTTCGCAGTCGACGGCGGCCAGTCCTATTCGCCCGAAGGCCGCGAGTACGCCGTCCCTGGGGACTTCTCGTCGATCTCGTACCCGCTGGCAGCGGGCGCGATCGCGAGCGACGAGGGGCTCCGGATCGAGGGTGCACAGCCGAGCGCACAGGGCGATACCGCCATCGTCGATGTCGTCGAGCGGATGGGTGCCGGCGTCGACTGGGACCGCGAGACCGGAACGATCGAGGTCTCGGCGGGGTCTCTCGAGGGAATCGAGGTTTCCGTCGAGGACACGCCGGACCTGTTGCCGACGATCGCCACGTTGGGCGCGGTCGCTGACGGCGACACCTACATCAGGAACGCCGAGCACGTCCGCTACAAGGAGACCGATCGCGTAAACGCGATGGCCGAGGAGCTAGGAAAACTGGGCGTCGAGACGACCGAGGAGCAGGACTCGCTGACGATCCACGGGAGCGACTCGATGCTCGAGGGCGCGACGGTCGACGGCTGTGACGACCACCGGATTATCATGGCACTCGCTCTCGCCGGCCTCGTCGCCGACGGCGAGACGACGATCCGAGGAGCGGATCACGTCGACGTCTCCTTCCCCGGCTTCTTCGAGACGCTCGAGGGTGCAGGAGTCGGCCTCGAGCGCGAAGAGGCGTAG
- a CDS encoding outer membrane protein assembly factor BamB family protein translates to MGEKRFYRRTILKLAGAGIVWFAGFSISTAGDDIVDWEEQGGLEADRPIQSSPAVVDGTVFAGSWNGNLYAMDAETGTEQWRFGTDDRVTSSPAVVDGTVFVGSWDGNLYAVDTETGTERWHFETDAQVDSSPTVADGTVFVGSNDATLYAVNAETGTERWGFDTDEAVQSSPTVADGTVFVGSNDATLYAVDAETGTERWGFDTDEAVQSSPTVADGTVFVGSNDATLYAVDAETGAEQWHFETGDRVQSSPTVVDGTVFVGSNDTNLYAVNAETGTKQWRFEADDWIDSSPTVADDTVFFGTRSLEGNLYAVNAESGAGQWRFRPGSGLFDPDDAVASSPTVVDSSVFVGSANGNLYVVDADTDRSPGFGVLGALAGLGATGYLLNRRFDDRDAEAD, encoded by the coding sequence ATGGGGGAGAAGAGATTCTATCGGCGGACGATCCTGAAGCTGGCGGGTGCTGGGATCGTCTGGTTTGCCGGTTTCTCGATTTCGACAGCCGGGGACGACATAGTTGACTGGGAGGAACAGGGGGGGCTTGAAGCCGACCGGCCGATCCAGTCGTCGCCAGCCGTGGTCGACGGCACCGTCTTCGCCGGAAGTTGGAACGGCAATCTCTACGCGATGGACGCCGAAACGGGTACTGAACAGTGGCGGTTCGGAACCGACGACCGCGTCACCTCGTCGCCGGCGGTGGTCGACGGCACCGTCTTCGTCGGAAGTTGGGACGGCAATCTGTACGCAGTGGATACCGAGACAGGCACCGAACGGTGGCACTTCGAAACCGATGCCCAGGTCGATTCGTCGCCGACAGTAGCCGACGGCACCGTCTTCGTCGGGAGCAACGACGCCACTCTGTACGCCGTAAACGCCGAGACAGGTACCGAACGGTGGGGTTTCGACACCGACGAGGCTGTCCAATCGTCGCCGACAGTGGCCGACGGCACCGTCTTCGTCGGGAGCAACGACGCCACTCTGTACGCCGTAGACGCCGAAACGGGTACCGAACGGTGGGGTTTCGACACCGACGAGGCTGTCCAATCGTCGCCGACAGTGGCCGACGGCACCGTCTTCGTCGGGAGCAACGACGCCACTCTGTACGCCGTAGACGCCGAAACGGGTGCCGAACAGTGGCATTTCGAAACTGGTGACCGGGTACAGTCGTCGCCGACGGTGGTCGACGGCACCGTCTTCGTCGGGAGCAACGACACCAATCTGTACGCCGTAAACGCCGAAACGGGTACCAAACAGTGGCGTTTCGAAGCAGACGACTGGATCGACTCGTCGCCGACGGTCGCCGACGACACCGTCTTCTTCGGGACCAGGAGTCTGGAGGGCAACCTCTATGCAGTGAACGCCGAGAGTGGAGCCGGCCAGTGGCGCTTCCGCCCCGGTAGTGGACTCTTCGATCCCGATGACGCTGTCGCCTCGTCGCCGACTGTCGTCGACAGCTCCGTCTTCGTCGGCAGTGCTAACGGCAACCTATACGTCGTGGATGCAGACACCGATAGATCACCCGGCTTCGGTGTACTCGGCGCACTCGCTGGGCTCGGTGCGACGGGCTATCTCCTGAATCGTCGCTTCGACGACCGAGACGCCGAGGCGGACTAA
- a CDS encoding DUF2150 family protein — translation MSNPPTEFYSEERWQNWIDRIEDEDIDPEDEDSARLLLNLQDDTAIAIAKIVAAYDDGELEEDEALAEIADVREIVLGEVDIDDEEKLILVDGVQTSLVCVFFAAEEYVADGPAEDGSVGDYLGAAADAETEEDLDAALGYAAQAGTLIIDGDKLDMQVAEDLEYGLVTEWINGLDSLQSAMSDPEVVEEDE, via the coding sequence ATGAGCAATCCCCCGACTGAGTTCTACTCGGAGGAGCGTTGGCAGAACTGGATCGATCGCATCGAGGACGAAGACATCGATCCGGAAGACGAAGACTCGGCGCGCTTGCTGCTCAACCTGCAAGACGACACGGCGATCGCGATCGCGAAGATCGTCGCCGCCTACGACGACGGGGAACTCGAGGAAGACGAGGCACTCGCCGAAATCGCAGACGTTCGTGAGATCGTCCTCGGGGAAGTCGACATCGACGACGAGGAGAAACTCATCCTCGTCGACGGCGTCCAGACGAGTCTCGTCTGTGTCTTCTTTGCTGCCGAGGAGTACGTCGCAGACGGCCCCGCCGAAGATGGGAGCGTCGGCGACTATCTCGGGGCTGCGGCCGACGCCGAGACCGAGGAAGATCTGGATGCTGCACTCGGCTACGCCGCACAGGCTGGCACGCTCATCATCGATGGCGACAAACTCGACATGCAGGTCGCAGAAGACCTCGAGTACGGCCTCGTCACCGAGTGGATCAACGGACTCGATAGTCTCCAGAGCGCGATGAGCGATCCCGAAGTCGTCGAAGAAGACGAGTGA
- a CDS encoding GNAT family N-acetyltransferase, producing MRVPERPTFDDDATKAIYQYVERHGTAARHRVRDAASVPVGHFEDALEDLKTKGYLEEDGGTITVALDVGSIEEYEAEGETFTIRPARQDDFESVVEAIRDVTDDETYVVAETVAEQLLYDESVSRHNTVESRVFFVATLDGGVVGWTHLDLPHGEKLRETAQLTVGVREKYRNRGLGSRLLTRGVEWADANGYRKLYNSVPASNDVALAFLEDHGWHTEGIRKNHYTIDGEHVDEVLMARTF from the coding sequence ATGCGCGTACCCGAGCGACCAACGTTCGATGACGACGCGACCAAGGCAATCTACCAGTACGTCGAGCGTCACGGCACCGCTGCCAGACACCGCGTTCGCGATGCCGCCTCGGTTCCCGTCGGCCACTTCGAGGACGCCCTCGAGGACCTCAAGACGAAAGGCTACCTCGAGGAAGATGGTGGGACGATCACGGTCGCACTGGACGTCGGCTCGATCGAAGAGTACGAGGCCGAGGGCGAGACGTTCACGATCCGTCCGGCACGTCAGGACGACTTCGAGAGCGTCGTGGAGGCGATCCGGGACGTAACCGACGACGAAACCTACGTCGTCGCCGAGACAGTGGCCGAACAGTTGCTATACGACGAGTCGGTGTCGCGGCACAACACCGTCGAGTCGCGGGTGTTCTTCGTCGCCACGCTCGATGGTGGGGTCGTCGGGTGGACACACCTAGATCTCCCCCACGGGGAGAAGCTCCGCGAGACCGCACAGCTCACCGTCGGCGTCCGCGAGAAGTACCGGAACCGCGGCCTCGGGAGCCGACTTCTCACTCGCGGGGTCGAGTGGGCCGACGCGAACGGCTACCGGAAACTGTACAACAGCGTGCCGGCGAGCAACGACGTCGCGCTTGCATTCCTCGAGGACCACGGGTGGCACACCGAAGGAATCCGGAAGAACCACTACACGATCGACGGCGAGCACGTCGACGAAGTGCTGATGGCCCGCACGTTCTGA
- a CDS encoding PHP domain-containing protein, translating into MEDFHVHSNYSDGEFLEGMVRAAEAAGLEGIGFADHCNVAPRDRMEWVRSVYGFNLDITYDRRRRAIEHVRAETSIDVYDAVEMDYDPRDEAEIREFLAEAEFDYAVGSVHEVAGANVQVSSQFTDRPEAERDRIVEEYFDRLVSLIESELFDIAAHVDLVERTKPLRGRATENHYERVAHALAESQTVPEINAGRALTDDGIVHPAETFLETLRDHDIAVTVGTDSHAPDEIGGRADFLEAFFDDWGLEPVDPPALE; encoded by the coding sequence ATGGAGGACTTCCACGTCCACTCCAACTACTCCGACGGCGAGTTCCTCGAGGGGATGGTCCGGGCCGCCGAGGCCGCCGGCCTCGAGGGGATCGGCTTCGCAGACCACTGCAACGTCGCGCCGCGGGATCGCATGGAGTGGGTTCGCAGCGTCTACGGGTTCAACCTGGACATCACGTACGACCGCCGCCGACGGGCCATCGAGCACGTGCGAGCGGAAACGTCGATCGACGTCTACGACGCCGTCGAGATGGACTACGATCCACGCGACGAAGCCGAAATCCGCGAGTTTCTCGCGGAGGCCGAGTTCGACTACGCCGTCGGTAGTGTCCACGAGGTCGCCGGGGCGAACGTGCAGGTCTCCTCGCAGTTCACCGATCGCCCGGAGGCCGAACGCGACCGCATCGTCGAGGAGTACTTCGATCGGCTTGTCTCCCTGATCGAGTCGGAACTGTTCGATATCGCCGCACACGTCGACCTCGTCGAACGCACCAAACCGCTTCGCGGGCGGGCGACCGAAAACCACTACGAACGCGTCGCCCACGCACTCGCCGAGTCCCAGACAGTCCCCGAGATCAACGCTGGCCGAGCACTGACCGACGACGGGATCGTCCACCCCGCCGAGACGTTCCTCGAGACCCTGCGCGACCACGACATCGCCGTCACCGTCGGCACCGACTCCCACGCCCCCGACGAGATCGGCGGGCGGGCCGACTTCCTCGAGGCGTTTTTCGACGACTGGGGGCTCGAGCCGGTCGATCCCCCGGCGCTCGAGTAA
- a CDS encoding TatD family hydrolase, with the protein MIDDETPVLDNHLHIDPDNHRGIDAVEDFARLGGTHLLVVNKPSWYLGVEADDGEDFRPVFEQTIKIVEQASDVLEGRAWPVLGVHPGLISRLVDDRGYSPDEAREIMQAGIDVAAEYVADGRALALKSGRPHYEVDDAVWDASNAVMRHAFGHGGDLDCAVQLHTEASEELSGVADWAEEAGMEHHQVVKHYAAGRLEGPTPSVMSEKDRLERAAKRGEPFLMETDYVDDPDRPGAVLGPKTVPRRVRWLLEKGNEDAVRNAHVETPKLVYGIDTEKSLDRRSNSV; encoded by the coding sequence ATGATCGACGACGAGACGCCGGTACTCGACAACCACCTGCACATCGATCCGGACAACCACCGTGGGATCGACGCGGTCGAGGACTTCGCTCGACTGGGAGGGACCCACCTTCTCGTGGTCAACAAACCCTCCTGGTACCTCGGCGTCGAGGCCGACGATGGCGAGGACTTCCGGCCGGTCTTCGAACAGACGATCAAAATCGTCGAGCAGGCGTCGGACGTACTCGAGGGGCGTGCCTGGCCCGTCCTTGGCGTCCATCCGGGGCTGATCTCGCGGCTCGTCGACGATCGAGGCTACAGTCCCGACGAGGCCCGCGAGATCATGCAGGCCGGGATCGACGTCGCCGCGGAGTACGTCGCAGACGGCCGGGCGCTCGCGCTGAAGTCCGGTCGTCCCCACTACGAGGTCGACGACGCCGTCTGGGACGCCTCCAACGCAGTCATGCGCCACGCCTTCGGACACGGCGGCGATCTCGACTGTGCGGTGCAGTTACACACGGAAGCCAGCGAGGAACTCTCCGGCGTCGCCGACTGGGCCGAAGAAGCCGGCATGGAACACCACCAGGTCGTCAAACACTACGCCGCTGGCCGTCTCGAGGGCCCCACGCCGAGCGTCATGAGTGAGAAAGACCGACTCGAGCGGGCAGCCAAACGCGGCGAGCCGTTCCTGATGGAGACCGACTACGTCGACGACCCGGACCGGCCAGGGGCTGTCCTGGGGCCAAAGACCGTCCCTCGTAGGGTCCGCTGGCTGCTCGAGAAAGGCAACGAGGACGCCGTCCGGAACGCCCACGTCGAGACGCCGAAACTCGTCTACGGGATCGACACAGAGAAATCCCTCGATCGGCGTTCTAACTCCGTATAG
- a CDS encoding DUF7127 family protein, which yields MTLEQFTDKDGQLARRYEYDDGAVLAVDFGSQREDAAVDVVDCTVIVVVGDEQYEIDLPESADDANTFIKNGVLTVELEGDL from the coding sequence ATGACTCTCGAGCAATTCACCGACAAAGACGGCCAACTGGCCCGTCGGTACGAGTACGACGACGGCGCGGTGCTCGCGGTCGATTTCGGTTCCCAGCGCGAGGACGCCGCCGTCGATGTCGTCGACTGCACCGTCATTGTCGTCGTCGGAGACGAGCAGTACGAGATCGATCTCCCCGAGAGTGCAGACGACGCGAACACGTTTATCAAAAACGGGGTCCTCACTGTCGAACTGGAGGGCGATCTATGA
- a CDS encoding DUF7847 domain-containing protein → MSAIGSVSTAASVLRRNPTILLVGVLFVALSEVTILLDVYVGPMAQLLAYPLSFLVTPFLLGGIITLIDEGLDGSTQLGSFVRGGKENYVSMLGATVLFGLIVIGASVVSGILLVIVGVGTAAGGGGALGIGIGVVFLSVSMTLLMMFLQFYDAAIVVSDAQAIESIPHSVRLVWNNFISVVGFSIVFFVSQLIGQGPGIALFLSAVEVTETGETVIASESTLYLSIAVTIVLGTVMLAYAYTYFITYYRSILEDESPSSSVTAD, encoded by the coding sequence ATGAGCGCAATTGGTTCGGTATCGACCGCAGCGTCAGTTCTTCGACGAAACCCCACGATCCTGCTCGTTGGGGTGCTTTTCGTGGCCCTCAGTGAAGTGACAATCCTGCTGGATGTGTACGTGGGCCCGATGGCCCAGTTGCTCGCCTATCCGCTTTCGTTTCTCGTCACGCCGTTCCTGCTCGGCGGCATCATCACGCTGATCGACGAAGGACTCGATGGATCGACGCAACTCGGGTCGTTTGTTCGTGGCGGTAAGGAGAACTACGTCTCGATGCTCGGTGCAACGGTGCTGTTTGGGCTGATCGTAATCGGAGCGTCGGTCGTGAGCGGAATCCTGCTGGTGATCGTCGGCGTCGGGACGGCTGCCGGCGGCGGCGGGGCACTCGGCATAGGAATTGGTGTCGTCTTCCTGTCCGTGTCCATGACGCTTTTGATGATGTTCCTCCAGTTCTACGACGCCGCGATCGTCGTCAGCGACGCCCAGGCAATCGAATCGATCCCCCACAGCGTCCGGCTCGTCTGGAACAATTTTATAAGCGTCGTCGGCTTCTCGATCGTCTTCTTCGTGAGCCAGCTAATCGGCCAGGGGCCAGGGATAGCACTCTTTCTCTCGGCCGTCGAAGTCACCGAAACCGGCGAGACCGTGATCGCCTCCGAATCGACGCTGTATCTCTCGATCGCGGTGACGATCGTTCTCGGGACGGTCATGCTAGCGTACGCCTACACCTACTTCATAACCTACTACCGGAGCATTCTCGAAGACGAGTCCCCGTCCAGCAGCGTCACAGCAGACTGA